One window of the Hoplias malabaricus isolate fHopMal1 chromosome Y, fHopMal1.hap1, whole genome shotgun sequence genome contains the following:
- the LOC136678143 gene encoding annexin A1-like, translating into MSLIQSLLQQTMYMGSDDLAVQGTVKPALQFSASGDAAVLDKAIKAKGVDENTIIEVLAMRSNDQRQQIKAAYQQASGKPLEGALKSALKGELEDVVLALLRTPAQYDAQQLKLSMKGLGTDEDTLVEILASRTNKEIREIKKAYKDEFKKELEDDIKSDTSGPFRDALLALSKAARSEDRIVNVEQADNDARALYEAGEKRKGTDCKVFIDILTSRSPPQLKKVFEQYSKYSKVDVAKAIDMELKGDIENCLLAIVKCAGSKPGFFAEKLNMAMKGSGYRGKILTRIMVCRSEVDMVQIKQEYKKKYGKTLYQDILDDTKGDYERILLALCGSNE; encoded by the exons ATGTCGCTCATCCAGAGCCTTCTGCAGCAGACCATGTACATGGGCAGCGATGATTTG gctGTCCAGGGGACTGTGAAGCCTGCTCTTCAGTTCAGTGCCAGTGGGGATGCTGCTGTTCTGGACAAAGCCATCAAGGCAAAGG GTGTCGATGAGAACACTATCATCGAGGTGCTCGCCATGAGGAGCAATGACCAGCGGCAGCAGATCAAGGCTGCCTATCAGCAGGCCTCTGGCAAG CCTTTGGAGGGAGCTCTGAAATCGGCTCTGAAAGGCGAGCTGGAGGATGTGGTGCTGGCTTTGTTAAGGACTCCTGCCCAGTATGATGCCCAGCAGCTCAAACTTTCCATGAAG GGCCTGGGCACAGATGAGGACACACTGGTTGAGATTTTGGCCTCAAGAACCAACAAAGAGATCAGAGAGATCAAAAAGGCCTACAAGGATG aatTTAAGAAGGAGCTGGAGGATGACATCAAGTCTGACACAAGCGGACCCTTCAGGGATGCCCTACTGGCTCTCTCAAAG GCTGCCAGGAGTGAAGATCGAATCGTGAACGTGGAACAGGCAGACAATGATGCCAGG GCTTTGTATGAGGCTGGAGAGAAGAGGAAAGGTACAGACTGCAAGGTGTTCATTGACATCCTGACAAGCAGGAGCCCTCCACAGCTCAAGAAAG TGTTTGAGCAGTATTCAAAGTACAGCAAGGTGGACGTGGCCAAAGCAATTGACATGGAGCTGAAGGGAGACATTGAAAACTGCCTACTTGCCATTG TGAAATGTGCTGGAAGCAAACCTGGCTTTTTTGCTGAGAAACTGAACATGGCGATGAAG GGCAGTGGCTACAGAGGGAAGATCCTGACCCGTATCATGGTGTGCCGATCTGAAGTGGATATGGTGCAGATCAAGCAGGAATATAAGAAGAAATATGGCAAGACCCTTTACCAGGACATTCTG